One window of Candidatus Methylomirabilota bacterium genomic DNA carries:
- a CDS encoding restriction endonuclease translates to MFILVTIAILLGLGLILLLNRSSSPVAVEKAYYQPRGVEQQQLEQLTSEQFERLCYRLVEQMGLSITGCHRNRQGEIDVAAVNSQPITGGSYIIRCILTPPETPIHSTQIIALSHTVLAERALKGILITTGFFSEEVAKLIAGPPIELINGQRLRQIMREHRISLG, encoded by the coding sequence ATGTTCATTCTGGTGACGATTGCGATCCTGCTCGGTTTGGGCCTGATCCTCTTACTCAATCGTTCTTCGTCGCCGGTCGCCGTCGAAAAGGCCTACTACCAACCCAGGGGCGTCGAGCAACAACAGTTGGAACAACTCACGTCCGAACAGTTCGAGCGCCTCTGTTATCGCCTCGTGGAGCAGATGGGTTTGTCCATCACCGGCTGCCACCGCAACAGACAGGGGGAGATCGATGTTGCTGCCGTCAACTCCCAACCAATTACCGGCGGCAGCTATATTATTCGCTGCATCCTGACCCCGCCTGAGACACCGATCCACTCCACCCAGATCATTGCTCTGAGCCATACGGTGCTTGCCGAAAGGGCATTGAAAGGTATCCTCATCACAACGGGCTTCTTCTCCGAAGAGGTTGCCAAACTTATCGCAGGGCCACCCATCGAACTCATTAACGGCCAGCGCCTTCGACAGATCATGCGCGAACACAGGATCTCTTTGGGCTAG
- a CDS encoding transposase: MRTDTINARQGIPVARRIPARPWVDPVRTAEPQRAASAAPADPEVPAKAARRRFTAADKLRILKLADACTVPGSRGALLRREGLYSSDLTTWRRQREAGTLSALTPQKRGRKAPGRDPLRRENAQLRTENERLTRRLRQAELIMDVQNKVSQMLGIPLATVEAGDSD; this comes from the coding sequence ATGAGAACTGACACGATCAACGCACGTCAGGGCATCCCAGTCGCCCGCCGAATCCCCGCACGTCCGTGGGTCGACCCAGTACGCACCGCCGAGCCGCAGCGGGCTGCCTCAGCAGCTCCGGCCGATCCCGAGGTGCCGGCCAAGGCGGCCAGGCGACGCTTTACCGCCGCCGACAAGCTGCGTATCCTAAAGCTCGCCGATGCCTGCACGGTGCCGGGAAGCCGGGGAGCGCTCCTGCGCCGGGAGGGGCTGTATTCGTCGGACCTCACGACCTGGCGACGTCAGCGGGAGGCCGGCACCCTGTCCGCGCTGACGCCACAGAAGCGGGGTCGCAAGGCCCCAGGTCGCGATCCGCTGCGGCGCGAGAATGCCCAGCTCCGCACGGAGAACGAACGGCTGACGCGGCGCCTTCGACAGGCCGAACTCATCATGGACGTTCAAAACAAAGTCTCGCAGATGTTGGGGATCCCGCTGGCGACCGTCGAGGCAGGAGACAGCGACTGA
- a CDS encoding DUF748 domain-containing protein — protein sequence MPMHRIRKLLIWFGAVFVAVTVFAFFGLPPLMRSYLIRTLSDTLHREVTIQQIRINPLTLSLTVRGVMVKERGTPETFASFDQLFINLQSFSVFRWALILKEVRLDRPYIRIVRHQDGSYNFSDLLAGGGSGQGGGAAPSRFSFNNIRIVDGSMDLLDQPKQTSHTVRDMNIAIPFISNYPYYIETSVEPRISATINGSQYVLEGKTKPFASSRQTAFDIEITDLDIPHYLAYLPLKTNFAIRSGKLTVKAQLSFVQHPQPALTVEGHVALRQLSVSDAQDRLLLTLPLLDLSLAPTEPLAGLFHAASVTLESPELFIRRDRAGMTNLQTLFPRNADTPTDAKAQDNSTPIIIDIDGIRLIKGMLSFSDAATAIPFTTVLNPVELRVEHFSTRGRTPATFALQVKTEVGEEVALNGDLSLDPLTVKGQASLQSIALKKYSPYYADRLLFDVQAGTLGLSTQYVYKSGDTADAGVNLSDLSVSIASLKLKKRDETEAFAVIPFIGVKKTRLDQPTRELVIGEFSTTKGSLALRRNPEGQFNIQTLFTPSPAQNSATTQPNITSTERPWLVTVEKVMAEKYAIKLEDQSPVEPASLVAEDISLRANALTTRKGRQGTTAVSFRLNKGGTIMVKGPVGITPLSARLTVSLKDIDLRPLQPYFTDRVKIHVTQGAVSTEGYLSVTHQDGTGLQAVYKGDVSLTQFGSVDKAHAQDFLAWQSLAFGDLNVGYNPTYVHIGKVALTDFYARLIVYPDGSVNLAQIMEKGTREAKPSLPNTSPTTPQPAPAQVSGKTGADVQIQTVTLQGGRINFSDTSLKPAYSMDLTEIGGRVSGLSSGETTLADVELRGKVNQFAPLEIVGKINPLREDLFVDLKARFKDMDLSSMTPYSGKYIGYTIEKGKLSFDVNYQIAKRRLDAKNNLFLDQMTLGEKVESPTATNLPVRLAIALLKDRKGEIHLDLPVTGSLDDPEFSVWKVVIKILINLISKAATAPFTLLGALLGGGEELGYLEYEPGSAAVADANVKKIEMLIKALYERPSLKLEIEGHVDLEKDKEGLRQHQFMGKLKVQKFNQRLKQGQPSIPVDELNIESAEYERYLTLAYKAETFPKPRNLLGFAKDLPVPEMEKLILTHIQIKDDDLRLLASQRALKVKDAILRSNKVEPERLFIVEPKSLAPEKRNALKQSRVDFRIR from the coding sequence ATGCCCATGCATCGTATCCGGAAACTGCTCATCTGGTTTGGCGCGGTCTTCGTCGCCGTGACGGTCTTTGCGTTTTTTGGCCTCCCTCCCCTTATGCGATCGTATCTGATACGAACACTTTCGGACACGCTTCACCGCGAGGTGACGATCCAACAGATCAGGATCAATCCGCTCACGCTATCACTGACCGTCAGAGGCGTCATGGTTAAGGAGCGTGGGACACCCGAAACGTTCGCGTCGTTTGATCAGCTCTTCATTAATCTCCAAAGCTTTTCTGTGTTCCGCTGGGCTCTGATTCTGAAGGAGGTGAGGCTCGATCGGCCCTACATCCGGATCGTCCGCCATCAGGACGGCTCCTACAACTTCTCCGATCTTCTGGCGGGGGGTGGCTCGGGCCAGGGTGGCGGAGCAGCCCCCAGCAGGTTCTCATTCAATAATATTCGGATCGTGGACGGCAGCATGGACCTCCTGGATCAGCCTAAGCAGACAAGTCACACCGTCAGGGATATGAACATCGCCATCCCATTTATCTCGAATTACCCCTACTATATCGAGACATCGGTCGAGCCCAGAATATCGGCAACGATCAACGGCAGTCAGTATGTCCTTGAAGGCAAGACAAAACCGTTTGCCTCGTCCCGGCAGACCGCGTTCGATATCGAGATCACCGATCTCGATATTCCCCACTATCTTGCCTATCTGCCGCTGAAAACCAACTTCGCGATCCGTTCAGGAAAGCTGACCGTCAAGGCGCAACTCTCTTTTGTTCAACATCCACAACCAGCGTTGACAGTAGAAGGCCACGTCGCCTTGCGCCAGCTTTCCGTCAGCGACGCGCAGGATCGGTTACTCCTGACGCTTCCGCTTCTGGATCTCTCGCTCGCACCCACAGAACCGCTTGCCGGGCTGTTCCACGCAGCATCCGTGACGCTGGAATCGCCTGAACTGTTCATCAGGCGCGATAGGGCCGGGATGACGAACCTTCAGACCCTCTTCCCCCGGAATGCTGATACCCCAACTGATGCCAAGGCCCAAGACAACTCTACCCCTATCATCATAGACATTGATGGGATACGGCTGATCAAGGGGATGCTCTCCTTTTCAGATGCGGCCACGGCGATTCCATTCACAACGGTGTTGAACCCTGTCGAACTGCGCGTGGAGCATTTCAGCACCAGGGGTCGAACGCCGGCGACCTTTGCCTTACAGGTCAAAACGGAGGTCGGTGAAGAGGTCGCGCTCAATGGCGATCTCTCCCTCGATCCTCTCACAGTGAAAGGGCAAGCATCCCTTCAGTCCATCGCACTGAAAAAATACTCGCCGTATTATGCCGACAGACTGTTGTTCGACGTGCAGGCGGGAACCCTCGGACTTTCTACTCAGTATGTATACAAGTCAGGTGACACCGCGGATGCCGGAGTCAATCTTTCGGATCTTTCCGTCTCCATCGCCTCACTGAAACTCAAAAAGCGGGATGAGACAGAAGCATTCGCGGTGATTCCCTTTATTGGCGTTAAGAAGACACGTCTGGATCAGCCGACACGGGAACTTGTGATCGGCGAGTTCTCGACGACCAAGGGCTCACTCGCACTCAGGCGGAACCCTGAAGGTCAATTCAATATCCAGACCCTATTTACACCATCTCCTGCTCAGAATTCGGCGACGACCCAACCCAACATCACCTCTACTGAAAGACCCTGGCTGGTTACGGTCGAGAAGGTGATGGCCGAAAAGTATGCGATCAAACTTGAGGATCAATCGCCTGTCGAGCCGGCCAGCCTCGTCGCCGAGGATATCAGCTTGAGGGCAAACGCCCTGACGACCAGGAAAGGTCGTCAGGGTACGACCGCTGTCTCTTTCCGTTTGAATAAGGGGGGGACCATCATGGTCAAAGGGCCCGTCGGCATCACCCCGCTGTCCGCGCGATTGACCGTAAGTCTCAAAGATATCGATCTTCGCCCTCTTCAACCCTATTTCACTGATCGCGTTAAGATCCACGTCACACAGGGCGCCGTATCAACCGAGGGTTATCTGTCAGTGACTCACCAGGATGGAACGGGCTTGCAGGCTGTCTACAAGGGGGACGTATCGTTGACGCAGTTCGGATCGGTTGACAAGGCTCATGCGCAGGATTTTCTGGCCTGGCAGTCCCTCGCGTTCGGCGACCTCAATGTAGGCTATAATCCGACGTACGTCCATATCGGTAAGGTCGCGCTGACCGACTTCTACGCCCGCCTGATCGTGTATCCCGATGGCTCCGTCAACCTCGCGCAGATCATGGAAAAGGGGACGCGCGAGGCAAAGCCGTCTCTCCCGAATACATCGCCGACCACGCCGCAGCCCGCCCCAGCCCAAGTCTCCGGTAAGACCGGCGCTGACGTTCAAATCCAGACGGTCACCCTCCAGGGGGGACGCATTAACTTTTCAGATACTTCGCTGAAACCGGCCTACTCCATGGACCTGACAGAAATCGGTGGGAGGGTATCCGGACTGTCGTCCGGTGAAACCACCCTCGCGGATGTCGAGTTACGTGGCAAAGTCAATCAGTTCGCCCCCCTCGAAATCGTAGGAAAGATCAACCCGCTGCGCGAGGACCTCTTCGTAGACCTGAAAGCCAGGTTCAAGGACATGGACCTCAGCTCGATGACCCCCTACTCCGGAAAATATATCGGCTACACGATCGAGAAGGGCAAACTCTCCTTCGATGTGAATTATCAGATCGCCAAGCGGAGACTCGATGCAAAAAATAATCTATTCCTGGACCAGATGACGCTTGGGGAGAAGGTGGAGAGTCCTACCGCCACAAACTTGCCAGTTAGATTGGCCATCGCCCTCCTCAAGGACAGAAAAGGAGAGATCCATCTCGACCTCCCGGTGACCGGCAGCCTTGATGACCCTGAATTCAGCGTCTGGAAGGTTGTTATTAAGATCCTTATTAATCTCATCTCAAAGGCGGCAACGGCCCCATTTACCCTGCTTGGGGCGCTTCTCGGGGGTGGAGAGGAACTGGGGTATCTCGAGTACGAGCCTGGGAGCGCTGCCGTGGCCGATGCGAACGTCAAAAAGATTGAGATGCTGATCAAGGCACTGTATGAGCGGCCATCGCTGAAGCTCGAGATCGAAGGCCATGTTGATCTTGAGAAGGACAAAGAGGGGTTGCGGCAGCACCAGTTCATGGGGAAGCTGAAGGTCCAGAAATTCAATCAGCGCCTCAAGCAAGGACAGCCGTCGATCCCGGTCGATGAACTGAACATCGAATCCGCTGAGTACGAGCGGTACCTGACACTGGCCTACAAAGCTGAAACATTTCCTAAGCCACGCAACCTCTTGGGATTTGCGAAGGATCTACCGGTTCCTGAAATGGAAAAGCTGATACTGACCCACATCCAGATCAAGGACGATGATCTGCGACTGCTGGCCTCTCAGCGCGCCTTAAAGGTTAAGGACGCCATCCTGCGATCGAACAAGGTTGAGCCGGAACGGCTGTTCATCGTCGAACCCAAGTCGCTGGCGCCTGAGAAACGCAACGCACTGAAGCAGAGCCGCGTTGATTTTAGAATCCGCTAG
- a CDS encoding cbb3-type cytochrome c oxidase subunit I has product MSHRARSDSIPSSVARSAHEELGFWRTYIFSTDHKTIAKQYLSLGLFMALVGGYLVYVMRWQLAFPDTSIPGFGFVGPETYNALVTNHGTIMVFFVAMPILLGAFGNFLIPLMIGARDMAFPRLNMLSFWILFASSLIILSSFFVPGGAAAAGWTGYAPLSARAEYTGVNWGINLWLVAHALEFASFLMGGVNFLTTAITMRAPGMTFFRLPLMVWQLLTASIIFLLSVGPLIAGAVMLLMDRLLGTSFFVPEGGGNPLLWEHLFWFFGHPEVYVVLMPGLGAVLEVLAVFSRKPIFGYRWIIYSTISVGLLSLVVWAHHMFISGMDPRLAMPFSISTILISVPIALIVFSMILTLWRGSIRLAIPMLWALAFVVMFITGGLTGIVLGSAPANIQVHGTYFVVAHFHYVLLSVVIFGSFTGIYFWFPKMFGRMMNATLGNLHFVLTFIFFNLTFFPMHAVGLAGMPRRIANPLQYEFLQPVHSLNIYITISAIGLTLAQFLFLINFVWSVVAGRKAERNPWEAATLEWTVPSPPPHGNWGEAIPTVYRGPYEYSLPGVHEDYLPQDRPLAARSA; this is encoded by the coding sequence ATGAGTCATCGCGCACGATCAGACTCCATTCCCTCGTCTGTGGCCCGTAGCGCGCATGAGGAGCTTGGCTTTTGGCGGACCTACATCTTCTCGACCGACCACAAAACGATCGCCAAACAGTATCTCAGCCTCGGCCTCTTTATGGCGCTTGTGGGGGGCTATCTGGTCTATGTGATGCGCTGGCAGCTCGCCTTCCCCGACACATCCATCCCTGGATTCGGATTCGTGGGGCCGGAGACGTACAACGCCCTCGTCACGAACCACGGTACGATTATGGTGTTCTTTGTGGCGATGCCGATCCTGCTTGGAGCCTTTGGCAACTTTTTAATCCCACTCATGATCGGAGCCAGGGATATGGCCTTCCCGCGGCTCAATATGCTCTCCTTTTGGATCCTCTTTGCGTCATCGCTCATAATTTTGTCATCCTTCTTTGTTCCCGGGGGGGCGGCGGCGGCCGGTTGGACCGGCTATGCGCCGCTGAGCGCCAGAGCCGAATATACCGGTGTGAACTGGGGAATTAACCTGTGGCTTGTGGCCCACGCGCTTGAGTTTGCCTCATTCCTGATGGGAGGCGTCAATTTTCTCACGACCGCCATCACTATGCGGGCACCGGGGATGACCTTCTTCCGTCTGCCGCTGATGGTCTGGCAGCTACTCACCGCCTCCATCATCTTCTTACTCTCTGTTGGACCTCTCATCGCCGGTGCCGTGATGCTCCTGATGGACCGGCTCTTAGGGACCAGCTTCTTTGTGCCCGAAGGAGGCGGCAACCCGCTGCTCTGGGAGCATCTCTTCTGGTTTTTCGGCCATCCGGAGGTCTATGTCGTCCTGATGCCGGGACTTGGGGCGGTGCTGGAGGTCCTGGCCGTCTTTTCGAGAAAACCGATCTTTGGCTATCGGTGGATCATCTACTCGACGATCTCCGTGGGACTCCTTAGCCTCGTTGTCTGGGCCCATCATATGTTTATCAGCGGCATGGATCCTCGACTGGCGATGCCGTTCAGCATCAGCACGATCTTAATCTCCGTCCCGATTGCGCTCATCGTCTTCTCGATGATTCTCACACTGTGGAGAGGCTCGATCCGGCTTGCAATACCGATGCTCTGGGCTTTGGCTTTCGTCGTCATGTTCATTACCGGGGGACTCACCGGCATCGTCCTTGGTTCTGCACCGGCCAACATTCAGGTCCACGGAACTTACTTTGTCGTGGCCCACTTTCACTACGTCCTGTTAAGCGTCGTCATATTCGGCAGTTTTACCGGCATCTACTTCTGGTTTCCAAAGATGTTCGGTCGGATGATGAATGCGACCCTGGGGAATCTTCACTTTGTGCTTACCTTCATCTTTTTTAATCTCACATTCTTCCCCATGCATGCCGTCGGCCTCGCCGGGATGCCGCGCCGCATCGCAAACCCGCTTCAGTACGAGTTTCTCCAACCGGTTCACTCGTTGAACATCTACATTACAATCAGTGCGATTGGACTCACGTTGGCTCAGTTTCTGTTCCTGATCAACTTTGTCTGGAGCGTTGTAGCCGGCAGGAAGGCGGAGCGCAACCCCTGGGAGGCAGCGACATTGGAGTGGACCGTTCCATCACCGCCGCCCCACGGTAACTGGGGAGAGGCGATCCCAACAGTCTACCGCGGCCCCTATGAGTACAGCCTTCCAGGTGTTCATGAAGATTATCTTCCGCAGGATCGCCCCTTAGCGGCGAGATCTGCCTGA
- the mscL gene encoding large-conductance mechanosensitive channel protein MscL translates to MLTEFKEFAMRGNVLDMAIGIVIGTAFSKIVSSFVNDILMPPVGRLVGKVDFSGLFVDLSGGAYPTLAAAKAAGAATINYGVFLNTVLDFLIVAFAIFLLIRQVNRMVRKPEAAPVEPSTKACPHCLSSIHLKATRCAYCTSVI, encoded by the coding sequence ATGCTGACGGAGTTCAAAGAGTTCGCAATGCGCGGGAATGTCCTTGACATGGCTATCGGGATCGTTATCGGCACCGCCTTCAGCAAGATCGTCAGTTCTTTTGTGAACGATATCCTCATGCCCCCCGTTGGTCGGTTAGTCGGCAAAGTCGATTTTTCCGGCTTATTTGTCGATCTTTCCGGTGGCGCCTACCCCACGCTCGCCGCAGCCAAGGCTGCAGGTGCGGCCACCATCAATTACGGGGTGTTTCTCAACACCGTACTGGATTTCCTAATCGTGGCCTTTGCGATCTTCCTGCTGATCAGGCAGGTGAATCGCATGGTACGGAAACCCGAAGCTGCTCCGGTCGAACCGAGCACAAAAGCGTGCCCTCACTGTCTGTCGAGCATCCACCTGAAGGCTACGCGCTGCGCCTACTGCACATCGGTGATCTAA
- a CDS encoding heme-copper oxidase subunit III, with amino-acid sequence MAVVTEQFTPARRGKIALWWLIASEVMIFGGAIGSYIMARAAGPGWSAEAAHLSTPLATINTFVLLTSSMTMAMAFAAYQKMDQRGVRKFLLLTILLGLAFLGIKAYEYTSHIMEGAVPWSGSFWSFYYMLTGLHALHVLAGIVVNFILLLAAGKGLNTGYRIEVAGLYWHFVDIVWIFLFPLLYLSY; translated from the coding sequence ATGGCCGTCGTAACCGAACAGTTCACTCCCGCGCGTCGTGGCAAGATCGCGCTCTGGTGGTTGATCGCCTCTGAGGTGATGATCTTTGGCGGCGCCATCGGCAGTTATATCATGGCTCGGGCGGCCGGTCCAGGATGGTCGGCAGAGGCCGCCCATCTGAGCACCCCCCTGGCGACGATCAATACCTTTGTCCTGCTGACCAGCAGTATGACGATGGCGATGGCCTTTGCCGCCTACCAAAAGATGGATCAGCGTGGAGTGCGCAAATTCCTGCTGCTCACCATCCTGCTCGGGCTGGCGTTCCTCGGCATCAAAGCCTATGAGTATACCTCCCACATTATGGAGGGCGCCGTACCGTGGAGCGGTTCCTTCTGGTCCTTTTACTATATGCTGACGGGACTGCACGCGCTACACGTCCTCGCCGGGATTGTTGTGAACTTCATCCTGTTGCTGGCGGCAGGGAAGGGATTGAACACCGGCTATCGCATCGAAGTTGCGGGGTTATACTGGCACTTTGTTGACATCGTGTGGATCTTTCTCTTTCCACTGCTCTATCTTTCGTACTAA
- a CDS encoding mechanosensitive ion channel, translating into MTMSPTDLVIDLTIRYGFKVLGAMVILAGGLLVARWIGNIVHSWIAHQQIEPPIRILIVRLIRMAVVLLTFVVVIDNLGVQITPFLAGIGVAGVGIGLALQGVLSNVVAGLTIIFTKPYRVGEYIELAGEQGEVHMIDLFSTTLVHPDLSKIVIPNRKIVGEILHNFGTMRQLNLKVGVAYGTNLDHTLGIVRQVLENSAYVLKEPTSLVGITLLDDSAIIISIRPWVKVNEYDTAQAELYQAIVERFQAGRIAIPFPQREVRLVSEQ; encoded by the coding sequence ATGACGATGTCGCCGACAGATCTCGTAATCGACCTTACCATCCGTTACGGATTCAAGGTCCTCGGGGCCATGGTTATCCTTGCAGGCGGTCTGCTCGTGGCCCGATGGATCGGGAACATCGTCCATTCATGGATTGCGCATCAGCAGATTGAGCCTCCGATCAGAATTTTGATCGTCCGCCTTATCCGGATGGCGGTGGTCCTCCTGACGTTCGTCGTAGTGATTGATAACCTCGGGGTTCAGATCACACCGTTCCTCGCCGGCATCGGGGTGGCCGGGGTCGGTATCGGGCTGGCGCTGCAGGGCGTCCTGAGTAACGTGGTCGCGGGCCTGACGATCATCTTTACAAAACCGTATCGTGTCGGCGAGTACATCGAGCTGGCTGGGGAGCAGGGTGAGGTTCACATGATCGATCTCTTTTCGACGACACTCGTTCATCCGGACCTCTCGAAGATCGTCATTCCCAACCGCAAGATCGTTGGGGAGATCCTGCACAACTTCGGGACCATGCGTCAACTGAACCTGAAGGTGGGGGTAGCGTATGGTACCAACCTGGATCACACACTGGGCATCGTGCGCCAGGTATTGGAGAACAGCGCATATGTGCTGAAGGAGCCGACCTCCCTCGTCGGCATCACTTTGCTTGACGACTCAGCCATCATTATCTCGATTCGCCCGTGGGTCAAAGTCAACGAATATGACACGGCCCAGGCCGAGCTCTATCAAGCCATTGTTGAGCGGTTCCAGGCCGGTCGCATCGCCATTCCGTTTCCGCAACGGGAGGTGCGTTTGGTGTCCGAGCAATGA
- a CDS encoding IS3 family transposase codes for MTVARTLASEVGITPACDALGLSRAGFYRTQARNNAPPVEPTRRLSPARALSADERQGVLDLLHADRFVNQAPHEVYAALLDEGDYRCSIRTMYRILNDHTEVKERRNQLRHPVYQTPELLATAPNQVWSWDITKLLGPVTWSYFYLYVILDIFSRYVVGWMIAPAESAALAETLIRETCDKQHIEKGCLTIHANRGSSMTSKSVAFLLADLGVTKTHSRPHTSDDNPYSEAQFKTLKYRPDFPERFGSIEDTRGFCQDFFLWYNTAHRHTGIGLLTPAVVHYGLADEVRAARAAVLQAAYAAHPERFVRKIPVPPALPEAAWINKPKPASVSEETRH; via the coding sequence ATGACCGTCGCGCGCACCCTGGCCTCCGAGGTGGGGATCACGCCGGCCTGCGACGCACTCGGCCTGTCCCGTGCCGGGTTCTATCGGACGCAAGCCCGGAACAATGCGCCTCCTGTGGAGCCCACGAGGCGGCTGAGCCCTGCGCGTGCCCTGTCTGCCGACGAACGGCAGGGGGTGCTCGACCTGCTGCACGCGGACCGGTTTGTGAATCAGGCGCCCCATGAGGTCTATGCGGCTCTGCTGGATGAAGGCGACTATCGGTGCTCTATCCGCACCATGTACCGCATCCTCAACGACCACACCGAGGTCAAGGAGCGTCGGAATCAGCTCCGCCACCCGGTGTATCAGACACCCGAGCTGCTGGCCACGGCCCCGAACCAGGTCTGGTCCTGGGACATTACGAAGCTCCTCGGCCCCGTGACGTGGTCGTATTTCTACCTCTATGTCATTCTCGATATCTTCAGCCGCTACGTGGTGGGCTGGATGATCGCCCCGGCGGAATCGGCGGCCCTGGCCGAGACGCTGATCCGGGAGACCTGCGACAAGCAGCACATCGAGAAAGGCTGCCTGACGATCCATGCGAATCGGGGGTCGTCCATGACGTCCAAATCGGTCGCCTTCCTGCTGGCCGATCTGGGCGTGACCAAGACGCACAGCCGACCGCACACCAGCGATGACAACCCGTACTCCGAGGCCCAGTTCAAGACCCTCAAGTACCGGCCGGACTTCCCAGAGCGCTTCGGCAGCATCGAAGATACCCGGGGCTTCTGTCAGGACTTTTTCCTCTGGTACAACACCGCGCATCGACATACCGGCATCGGCCTGCTGACGCCGGCGGTCGTGCACTACGGCTTGGCGGACGAGGTGCGCGCGGCCCGCGCCGCGGTACTCCAGGCCGCCTATGCGGCCCATCCGGAGCGGTTCGTCCGCAAGATCCCGGTTCCTCCGGCGCTGCCGGAGGCGGCGTGGATCAACAAGCCGAAGCCGGCGTCCGTGAGCGAGGAGACGCGACACTAA
- a CDS encoding cytochrome C oxidase subunit IV family protein, with protein sequence MTAEQVHPHYVAIWIWLVVLMLAGVLATLLPIEKSAVVGLIFAIAAVKAVLVALNYMHLKSENWLIYALAIVPVLLAVAMTLVLFPDIVFHH encoded by the coding sequence GTGACTGCTGAACAGGTTCACCCTCACTATGTAGCGATCTGGATATGGCTGGTCGTATTGATGCTGGCCGGGGTCCTCGCTACCCTGTTACCCATTGAGAAGTCGGCTGTTGTTGGCCTGATCTTCGCCATTGCAGCCGTCAAGGCGGTGCTTGTCGCACTGAACTACATGCACCTGAAATCTGAAAATTGGCTGATCTACGCTCTGGCGATCGTTCCAGTGCTACTCGCTGTTGCCATGACCTTGGTCCTTTTTCCAGACATCGTTTTTCACCATTGA
- the thiO gene encoding glycine oxidase ThiO, with amino-acid sequence MAKGADVIIIGGGIIGVACAYALTRAHVKRVVLIERGKLGREASRASAGMLVPQGEAEGPGPFLDLCLAARDRYRTLADELRDATGEDIEYCRWGLLYLVDPTEHEAAKGRAAWQRAAGLRVEELSGREVRALEPVLNPEIGGALFFPDEAHVRPCTVVSALAEGARAGGAQILENVEAIDFVLDEDRVRGVNVGGKTFLADTVVACAGAWSGRLLDLIGHGLPMEPVRGQIVRTRFDRPLLTHLVWGSLGYLVPRLNGELLIGTTVEQAGFASTPTLAGVTGLCGAAKAMVPTLMSAPFDRVWAGLRPRLPDGLPAIGRFANIPNLVVATGHYRSGILLGPLTGELLADLILGKKPPFPLEAFSPDRFAGQ; translated from the coding sequence ATGGCTAAAGGCGCGGATGTTATCATCATCGGTGGCGGGATTATCGGCGTGGCCTGCGCCTACGCCCTGACCCGAGCTCACGTTAAGCGTGTCGTCCTGATCGAGCGTGGAAAGCTCGGGCGTGAGGCGTCGCGGGCTTCTGCAGGTATGCTGGTGCCTCAAGGCGAGGCAGAAGGCCCCGGGCCCTTCCTCGACCTTTGTCTCGCCGCAAGGGATCGCTATCGGACGCTGGCCGATGAGCTTCGGGACGCAACCGGAGAGGACATTGAATATTGCCGATGGGGACTGCTGTATCTCGTCGATCCGACCGAGCATGAAGCCGCCAAAGGACGAGCCGCCTGGCAGCGAGCGGCCGGCCTTCGCGTAGAGGAACTTTCGGGACGTGAGGTGCGCGCGTTGGAACCCGTCCTGAATCCTGAGATTGGAGGCGCGCTCTTCTTTCCGGATGAGGCTCATGTTCGACCCTGTACCGTCGTATCCGCGCTGGCGGAGGGAGCCCGTGCCGGCGGCGCACAGATTCTGGAGAACGTCGAGGCGATCGACTTCGTTCTCGACGAGGACCGGGTGCGAGGTGTCAACGTCGGCGGTAAGACGTTCCTGGCAGATACCGTGGTGGCGTGCGCCGGCGCATGGTCCGGCCGCCTCTTGGATCTCATCGGCCACGGGCTGCCCATGGAGCCTGTGCGAGGTCAGATCGTTCGGACCCGGTTTGACCGGCCCCTGTTGACTCATCTTGTCTGGGGCTCATTGGGGTATCTTGTTCCGCGACTCAACGGAGAGCTTTTGATCGGGACTACGGTTGAGCAGGCGGGATTCGCTTCAACCCCCACTCTCGCCGGTGTGACAGGGCTGTGCGGGGCTGCCAAGGCGATGGTGCCGACTTTGATGTCCGCGCCGTTCGACAGAGTATGGGCCGGACTACGTCCACGCCTACCGGACGGGCTGCCTGCCATTGGCCGCTTTGCGAATATCCCGAATCTGGTCGTGGCTACGGGCCACTACCGTAGCGGGATCCTGCTGGGACCGCTGACCGGAGAGTTGCTCGCCGACCTCATTCTTGGCAAGAAACCGCCATTCCCCCTCGAGGCTTTCTCCCCTGATCGATTCGCCGGGCAATAG